Proteins from a single region of Methanoculleus taiwanensis:
- a CDS encoding ABC transporter substrate-binding protein yields the protein MERKGLFILLAAITVFAVLFAGCTGTETPTTTDTGAKQAYVIGIDAEYPNFTYIDKDGNAVGFDVDSAKWIAEQQGIDVTFQAVAWDSIIPALQANKIDMVYAGMTITDERKEKVNFSTPYWTINQDVAARNGSSVTLDDVLAGNATVGTQRGCTAAIWIEENLIETGKMPAENLKQYDNTPLAVNDLEAGRVDAVMYDDLVLKDIIAGKPVSIIGSVETNEQFGIAIRKTDTELLETMNEGLAKLMADPYWEELQTKYNMA from the coding sequence ATGGAAAGGAAAGGATTGTTCATTCTGCTGGCAGCCATCACCGTGTTTGCGGTGCTGTTTGCCGGCTGTACCGGGACGGAGACCCCGACGACGACCGATACGGGAGCCAAACAGGCGTACGTCATCGGTATCGATGCCGAGTACCCGAACTTCACCTACATCGACAAGGACGGCAACGCCGTCGGGTTCGACGTCGACTCCGCAAAGTGGATCGCCGAGCAGCAGGGCATCGACGTGACGTTCCAGGCGGTCGCATGGGACTCGATCATCCCCGCGCTCCAGGCGAACAAGATCGACATGGTCTACGCAGGCATGACCATCACCGACGAGCGGAAAGAGAAGGTTAACTTCAGCACTCCCTACTGGACGATCAACCAGGACGTCGCGGCACGTAACGGCTCGAGCGTCACGCTCGATGATGTGCTCGCCGGCAATGCGACGGTAGGCACCCAGCGTGGCTGCACCGCCGCAATCTGGATCGAGGAGAACCTGATCGAGACCGGCAAGATGCCGGCGGAGAACTTAAAGCAGTACGACAACACGCCGCTCGCGGTCAACGACCTCGAGGCGGGCAGGGTCGACGCGGTCATGTACGACGACCTGGTGCTGAAGGACATCATCGCCGGCAAACCCGTCTCGATCATCGGATCCGTCGAGACGAACGAACAGTTCGGGATCGCAATCCGCAAGACCGACACGGAACTCCTCGAGACGATGAACGAGGGGCTTGCAAAACTGATGGCCGATCCCTACTGGGAAGAGCTCCAGACGAAGTACAACATGGCGTAA